In Companilactobacillus allii, one genomic interval encodes:
- a CDS encoding AI-2E family transporter: MKESPKKEETWFYKWFLNNQVTIVLLNIFVIFLVIFLFSKISFVFTPINRILGIVMPPVILALVLYYLINPLIDVLENKFNIKRVISIMFVFIIIFALLVWGIMSLIPFIQNQIDSLIQNWPQYWDSLNKSLQSMFKDPKLHVFRDNLASSNAKITKNFESAVNKILPQTFSGISSAVSTVTNVVIIILTAPFILFFMLKDKNKFKDSVVAFVPTKLRKSTGEMLTEMGQSLSSYITGQLTVAFWVAVMFFVGYLIIGQRYALVLGISAGILNLIPYVGSTLALIPSLIIGAFISPSMLIKVIIVFAVEQTIETRVISPIIVGNKMQMHPVTTILVLLVSAGMFGLFGMIAGIPVFAILKIICTRIFRWVKRNSHWYEDETDPNSDEPQKDINESKKIHE; encoded by the coding sequence ATGAAAGAATCACCAAAAAAAGAAGAAACTTGGTTTTATAAGTGGTTTTTAAACAATCAAGTTACAATTGTCTTATTAAATATTTTTGTTATTTTTCTAGTTATTTTCTTGTTTTCAAAAATAAGTTTCGTTTTTACACCGATAAATCGAATTCTAGGAATAGTGATGCCACCGGTCATCTTAGCATTAGTATTGTATTATTTGATTAATCCACTGATAGATGTACTAGAGAATAAGTTTAATATCAAGCGGGTCATTTCCATAATGTTTGTATTCATAATTATTTTTGCATTATTGGTGTGGGGAATAATGTCGCTGATTCCCTTTATCCAGAATCAAATTGATTCTCTGATACAAAATTGGCCACAGTATTGGGATTCTTTAAACAAGAGTCTACAAAGTATGTTCAAAGATCCTAAGTTACATGTATTCCGTGATAACTTAGCAAGTTCAAATGCAAAAATAACAAAGAATTTTGAGTCAGCTGTTAACAAGATCCTTCCTCAAACCTTTAGTGGTATCAGTTCTGCTGTAAGTACGGTAACCAATGTTGTTATTATAATATTGACTGCACCATTTATTTTGTTCTTTATGCTTAAAGATAAAAATAAGTTCAAAGATTCAGTCGTAGCATTTGTTCCAACCAAGTTAAGGAAATCAACTGGTGAAATGTTAACTGAAATGGGCCAATCCCTTAGCTCTTACATTACAGGACAACTAACAGTGGCATTTTGGGTAGCGGTCATGTTCTTTGTTGGCTATTTAATAATCGGGCAGCGTTATGCATTAGTTCTTGGTATCAGTGCTGGTATATTGAACTTGATCCCATACGTTGGTTCCACTTTAGCATTGATTCCATCATTAATTATTGGTGCATTTATCTCACCATCGATGCTGATCAAAGTAATCATAGTCTTTGCAGTTGAGCAGACAATTGAAACACGTGTTATTTCGCCTATTATTGTTGGTAACAAGATGCAGATGCACCCAGTTACAACTATCCTGGTATTATTAGTTTCAGCAGGGATGTTTGGATTGTTTGGGATGATTGCCGGAATTCCGGTATTTGCCATTCTAAAGATCATTTGTACTAGAATATTCAGATGGGTCAAACGTAATTCACATTGGTACGAGGACGAAACAGATCCAAATAGTGACGAGCCTCAAAAAGATATAAATGAATCTAAAAAAATTCACGAATAA
- the yfmH gene encoding EF-P 5-aminopentanol modification-associated protein YfmH, giving the protein MAERLKKYSKKLKNGYEIEVVPLPSYNQVYGLAMTDFGSVDTRNGDLPAGIAHFIEHKLFAKPGYDVSEKFAEYGANSNAYTSYTKTAYLFQTLDNPYDNLKVLLDLIQNPHFTEENVASERGIIDQEIQMYLDMPEWVLEQRILGQLYPNDPISQDIAGTSESLQQINKDNLLATYQQNYRPNNMDLVLVGDVDFKKIEDIVENSDFHGSPDILPSIKQDFEPIGAGGQEKMEITQGRSAYGIRIDADVSKPELVKLQFELNMIMETLIGEASDNYEKMSNLNIIDDSFSYNVVAENNYCFMIVSGSTNYPEKFQEYLQKHLSFDELKKVLDTKRFERIKRDAIGSYLFAQNSPDAIANQMAELYFYDVDYLELIKLIDSISYDDVLQVAEQFIKDDNCTYYNILPK; this is encoded by the coding sequence ATGGCCGAAAGACTTAAGAAATATTCTAAGAAATTGAAGAATGGTTATGAAATAGAAGTGGTTCCACTTCCTAGTTACAATCAGGTGTATGGTCTTGCAATGACGGACTTTGGATCAGTTGATACTCGAAATGGTGATCTACCTGCAGGTATTGCTCACTTTATTGAACACAAGTTATTTGCCAAACCGGGATATGATGTCTCCGAAAAGTTTGCAGAATACGGTGCTAACTCTAATGCATATACTAGTTATACAAAAACAGCCTATTTGTTTCAGACTCTAGATAACCCCTATGACAATCTAAAGGTGTTGTTGGATTTGATTCAAAATCCACATTTTACTGAGGAAAACGTGGCTTCTGAACGTGGCATAATTGATCAAGAAATCCAAATGTATCTAGATATGCCAGAATGGGTATTAGAACAAAGAATTTTGGGACAGTTATACCCAAATGATCCAATATCTCAGGATATTGCAGGAACTAGTGAGTCACTTCAACAGATTAATAAGGACAATTTATTGGCAACTTATCAACAGAATTATCGTCCTAATAATATGGACTTAGTTCTTGTTGGGGATGTTGATTTCAAAAAAATTGAAGATATTGTTGAGAATTCTGATTTTCATGGTAGTCCTGATATTCTTCCATCAATAAAACAAGATTTTGAACCAATTGGTGCCGGTGGTCAGGAAAAAATGGAAATAACTCAAGGTAGATCAGCATATGGAATTAGGATAGACGCTGATGTATCAAAGCCTGAGTTAGTTAAGTTGCAGTTTGAATTAAATATGATTATGGAGACTTTGATAGGTGAAGCTTCTGATAATTATGAAAAAATGAGCAATTTAAATATAATTGATGACAGTTTTTCTTATAATGTTGTTGCAGAAAACAACTATTGTTTTATGATTGTAAGTGGGTCAACTAATTATCCTGAAAAATTTCAGGAATACTTACAGAAACATTTGTCATTTGATGAATTAAAAAAAGTCTTAGATACAAAGAGATTTGAAAGAATCAAGCGTGATGCAATTGGATCATATTTGTTTGCTCAAAACTCACCAGACGCTATTGCCAATCAAATGGCTGAATTATACTTTTATGATGTTGATTATTTGGAATTGATCAAATTGATCGACTCGATTAGTTATGACGATGTTTTGCAAGTAGCAGAGCAATTTATCAAGGATGATAATTGTACCTACTACAATATTTTGCCGAAATAG
- the yfmF gene encoding EF-P 5-aminopentanol modification-associated protein YfmF, whose translation MRKSIANNVALNIKPIKKFRTIKIQIDFLRPLSREETTKRRLLANVLSNSTKHYPTFKALNDREMELYGSEINVYTRNLLNFNDLAFSIEFADPKFLLHDPNQLSENLNLLGEIVFQPNLKNDSEFDDIAFDTEKRNLMSNLASIDDNQDLVSILGLTNLLYQDNPNRQVPIFGDILQLKALNNADLYDHYKDVLKNDAVVVNVVGDVDEEEFTKTFMDSEFVSKLKSDRQNLSIEFDHFDKLVNTPASKEDHKHLNQSRLAIAYLTKKIDVKNSRLAPQAMNLILGGDDQSQLFQQVREKNSLAYSVSSSYQPISHLVTIQAGLDAKKLGQATDLINKQIDFIKNDKFTDDQIVHAQKVMDTRREISSDSIQHYIMRSIWETVYSKSLLTDEQFKIELDKMDRKHIVAVAHDMSEIAQYRLIGD comes from the coding sequence TTGAGAAAATCAATCGCAAATAATGTGGCTTTGAATATTAAGCCAATAAAAAAGTTTCGTACAATCAAAATTCAAATTGATTTTTTAAGACCATTATCAAGAGAAGAGACTACGAAAAGACGTTTATTAGCCAATGTTTTGTCCAATTCTACGAAGCATTATCCAACCTTTAAAGCGTTGAATGATCGTGAAATGGAACTGTACGGTTCTGAAATAAACGTGTACACACGTAATTTATTAAACTTTAATGACTTGGCTTTTAGTATTGAATTCGCTGATCCTAAGTTTTTATTACACGATCCCAATCAATTAAGTGAAAATCTTAATCTTTTAGGTGAGATAGTCTTTCAACCTAATCTTAAAAACGATTCGGAGTTTGATGATATAGCATTTGACACTGAGAAAAGAAACTTGATGTCAAACCTAGCTTCAATAGATGACAATCAAGATTTGGTCAGTATATTGGGACTTACCAACTTGCTTTACCAAGATAACCCTAATCGTCAAGTTCCAATCTTTGGTGATATTTTACAATTGAAGGCATTGAACAACGCTGATTTATATGATCATTATAAAGATGTATTAAAAAATGACGCGGTCGTTGTTAATGTTGTTGGTGACGTTGATGAAGAGGAGTTCACTAAGACTTTCATGGATAGTGAGTTTGTTTCTAAATTGAAGAGTGACCGTCAAAATCTATCTATTGAGTTTGACCATTTTGACAAGTTGGTTAATACTCCTGCCTCAAAAGAAGACCACAAACATTTGAATCAAAGTCGTTTGGCAATTGCATATTTAACTAAAAAAATCGATGTTAAAAATAGTCGACTAGCACCGCAAGCAATGAACTTGATACTTGGTGGGGATGATCAATCACAATTATTCCAGCAGGTGAGAGAGAAGAATAGTTTGGCTTATTCAGTTTCTAGTTCATATCAGCCAATCAGTCACTTGGTTACGATTCAAGCTGGTTTGGATGCTAAAAAACTTGGTCAGGCAACCGACTTAATTAATAAACAGATTGATTTTATAAAAAATGATAAATTTACAGATGATCAAATTGTCCACGCCCAAAAGGTCATGGATACTAGAAGAGAGATCTCATCAGATTCGATTCAGCACTATATCATGCGTAGTATTTGGGAAACAGTATATTCTAAGTCGTTACTAACTGATGAACAATTTAAGATTGAACTTGATAAAATGGATCGTAAACATATTGTGGCAGTTGCTCATGACATGAGTGAAATTGCACAGTACAGACTAATTGGGGATTAA
- a CDS encoding DNA translocase FtsK, giving the protein MVKRKAKSTPTKRTRKATPKNKSDSRLFRSIFGLLLIVLSVLGLFKFGIIGNFFDNIYRIFVGDSYPIMLIVSIFVGAFLIATGRLPVMTPKRNFGFLFTYLGTLVILHILMFNKIQLYHNYNLVTWNTLSADMADFTVNKSVGGGMIGSYLYSLFMPLFSIWGTYFITFLMIAVGILMLFNVTMKQVAIVTTSILVHIKQGMIKVRDDLSGHYNNYVDSRENEKSKKPEKVQPESKVDRDNSRFKDINSFAKDDTEPSKSDDSDFQIDMPTQSSTDEVVESAPTKTAQVISKPYGIDNTDKKDLPTPVSSRNIDDDDYKLPSSDLLEQPKRVDQSGEVKLIDENKDKLKQTFKSFGVNVDVKKASLGPTITKYEVQPAVGVKVSKIVNLADDLALALAAKDIRIEAPIPGKSFVGIEVPNKTISTVSFKDITENQKDKTHPLIVPLGKDVSGNIIEINITKMPHLLIAGSTGSGKSVAINTIITGILMKAKPSEVKLILIDPKMVELNVYNGVPHLLIPVVTDARRAAGALQKAVTEMERRYKLFAETNHRNIGEYNEDVDKFNETAEADNKMERLPFIVVIVDELSDLMMVAGHEVEAAIVRLAQMARAAGLHIIIATQRPSVDVITGLIKANIPSRMAFAVSSGVDSRTILDSVGAEKLLGRGDMLFQPIGKSKPVRLQGAYISEHEVENVVKFVSEQQQAEYDEDMIPTDIDENNSKSDKPNDEYWDDAVSMIVQQQSASVSMLQRRFQIGYNRAARMVDEMEEKGIVGPSEGSKPRKVLLTQEQLDSIKKKQVEN; this is encoded by the coding sequence ATGGTAAAAAGAAAGGCGAAATCTACGCCTACTAAAAGAACTAGAAAAGCCACTCCAAAAAATAAGAGTGACAGCAGATTATTTAGATCTATTTTTGGCCTATTGCTGATTGTATTATCAGTCTTGGGTTTATTTAAATTTGGTATCATTGGTAACTTTTTTGACAATATTTATCGAATCTTTGTTGGGGATAGTTATCCAATAATGTTAATTGTCAGTATATTCGTGGGTGCCTTTTTAATCGCTACGGGAAGATTACCCGTTATGACGCCTAAGCGAAACTTTGGATTTTTATTCACATATTTGGGAACGTTAGTAATATTACATATTTTGATGTTCAATAAGATTCAACTTTACCACAACTATAATTTGGTCACGTGGAATACTTTATCAGCTGATATGGCTGATTTCACAGTTAATAAGTCTGTTGGTGGAGGGATGATTGGATCTTATTTATACAGCCTATTTATGCCGCTATTCTCGATTTGGGGAACGTATTTCATTACATTCCTAATGATTGCAGTTGGAATATTGATGTTATTCAATGTAACGATGAAACAAGTTGCGATTGTTACAACCAGTATCTTGGTTCATATCAAGCAAGGTATGATCAAAGTAAGAGACGATTTATCTGGTCATTATAATAATTATGTTGATTCAAGAGAAAACGAGAAATCAAAGAAGCCAGAGAAGGTACAACCAGAGTCCAAGGTGGACCGTGACAATAGTCGATTTAAAGATATCAATAGTTTTGCCAAAGACGATACAGAGCCAAGTAAGTCTGATGATTCAGATTTTCAAATCGATATGCCGACCCAATCGTCAACTGATGAAGTGGTTGAGTCAGCACCTACCAAAACGGCTCAGGTCATATCTAAGCCTTATGGCATTGATAATACTGATAAAAAAGATTTACCAACTCCAGTTAGCTCCAGAAATATTGATGATGACGATTATAAGTTGCCTTCATCAGACTTGTTGGAGCAACCAAAGCGCGTTGACCAAAGTGGTGAGGTCAAGCTTATTGATGAGAATAAAGATAAATTGAAACAGACATTCAAGAGCTTTGGTGTCAATGTGGATGTTAAAAAAGCCAGCCTTGGACCAACTATTACAAAATATGAAGTTCAGCCAGCAGTTGGTGTAAAGGTAAGTAAAATCGTTAATTTAGCTGATGACTTGGCATTGGCACTAGCCGCTAAGGATATTAGAATCGAAGCGCCTATTCCTGGTAAGTCGTTTGTTGGTATTGAAGTTCCAAATAAAACGATCTCGACAGTTTCATTTAAAGATATTACTGAGAATCAAAAAGATAAAACGCATCCATTGATAGTTCCACTAGGGAAGGATGTTTCTGGTAATATTATTGAGATCAATATAACAAAGATGCCGCATTTATTGATTGCGGGTTCTACTGGTAGTGGTAAGTCTGTTGCTATCAATACCATAATTACCGGTATTTTGATGAAGGCCAAGCCTAGTGAGGTCAAGCTGATCTTGATTGATCCTAAGATGGTTGAGTTGAATGTTTATAACGGAGTGCCTCACTTGTTGATCCCAGTAGTAACGGATGCAAGAAGGGCTGCAGGTGCCTTACAAAAGGCGGTTACCGAGATGGAACGTCGTTACAAGTTGTTTGCGGAAACTAACCATAGGAATATTGGTGAGTATAACGAAGACGTTGACAAATTCAATGAGACCGCTGAAGCAGATAACAAAATGGAAAGATTGCCATTTATTGTAGTCATTGTTGATGAATTATCAGATTTGATGATGGTAGCAGGACATGAAGTAGAAGCAGCCATCGTTCGTTTGGCCCAAATGGCTCGTGCCGCAGGATTACATATTATCATCGCTACACAGCGTCCATCAGTTGATGTTATTACTGGATTGATCAAAGCCAATATTCCATCTAGAATGGCCTTTGCTGTCTCTAGTGGTGTTGACTCTAGAACTATACTTGATTCAGTTGGAGCTGAGAAGTTGTTGGGTCGTGGTGATATGTTATTTCAACCAATCGGTAAGAGTAAGCCAGTAAGGCTTCAGGGAGCTTATATTTCTGAACATGAGGTTGAAAACGTCGTGAAATTTGTTAGTGAACAACAACAAGCTGAATACGACGAAGATATGATACCAACTGATATAGATGAAAATAATTCTAAGAGTGATAAGCCCAACGATGAATATTGGGACGATGCAGTATCTATGATAGTTCAGCAACAATCTGCCAGTGTATCGATGTTGCAACGTAGGTTCCAAATCGGTTACAATCGAGCAGCTAGAATGGTAGACGAAATGGAAGAAAAAGGGATTGTTGGACCTTCTGAGGGTAGTAAACCTCGTAAAGTATTATTAACACAGGAACAATTAGATTCAATTAAGAAAAAACAGGTGGAAAATTGA
- the pgsA gene encoding CDP-diacylglycerol--glycerol-3-phosphate 3-phosphatidyltransferase: MVWNLPNKLTMLRIILIPIFIILLAFSWGGLGDIYVANDLIPVNHVLATAVFIIASLTDLADGKIARANHLVTNFGKFADTLADKMLVMTAFIFLVELKMAPAWVVAIIVCRELAVTGLRMIVLEEGGKVMAAQMPGKIKTTTQMLAIIFLLMHNIFFSAINFPIGQILLYICLFFTIYSGADYFIQSRDIFKK; encoded by the coding sequence ATGGTTTGGAATTTACCAAATAAACTTACTATGTTACGTATCATCTTGATCCCTATATTCATAATTCTATTGGCGTTTAGCTGGGGAGGATTAGGTGATATCTATGTTGCCAATGACTTGATACCAGTTAACCATGTACTCGCAACGGCGGTATTTATTATTGCCTCGTTAACAGATTTGGCTGATGGCAAAATTGCTCGTGCCAATCATCTTGTTACTAATTTTGGTAAATTTGCTGATACTTTAGCAGATAAGATGCTTGTTATGACTGCCTTTATCTTTCTTGTAGAATTAAAAATGGCACCAGCTTGGGTAGTTGCAATTATCGTGTGTCGTGAATTAGCAGTTACAGGTCTTAGAATGATTGTTCTAGAAGAAGGCGGCAAAGTAATGGCTGCTCAAATGCCGGGTAAGATCAAGACAACGACTCAAATGTTGGCAATTATATTTTTACTTATGCACAATATCTTCTTCTCAGCTATTAATTTCCCAATAGGTCAAATATTGTTGTATATTTGTTTATTCTTCACTATATATTCAGGTGCTGATTATTTTATTCAATCAAGAGACATATTTAAAAAATAA
- the ymfI gene encoding elongation factor P 5-aminopentanone reductase: MYALVMGSSGDIGASTARVLAAKGWSLYLHYNKNQKRIASLQSELATKYPHQDFLPVHFDMSLDKVDTLTKQIYGLDAIIFAQGNTYYKLLVDIEEKEIDALWNIHIKMPILILKALQDKLARTHHGRIVFIGSIYGKVGSAMEVVYSTVKGAMTSFADAYAKEVASLGISVNVVAPGAVNTKMNAEFSSADLESIKEEIPADRLATPDEIADLVSYFVNVKSNYLTGQTIYFAGGWLL; this comes from the coding sequence ATGTATGCATTAGTGATGGGAAGCTCTGGTGATATTGGTGCTAGTACGGCAAGAGTTCTTGCTGCAAAGGGCTGGTCATTATATCTTCACTATAATAAGAACCAAAAGCGTATTGCTAGTTTGCAAAGTGAATTGGCGACTAAATATCCACATCAGGACTTTTTGCCAGTTCATTTTGATATGAGTCTTGATAAAGTTGATACTTTGACTAAGCAGATATACGGATTAGATGCGATTATATTTGCGCAGGGTAATACCTATTACAAGTTATTAGTTGATATTGAAGAAAAAGAAATCGACGCTTTGTGGAATATCCACATTAAGATGCCAATTTTGATTTTGAAGGCACTACAGGATAAATTGGCACGAACGCATCACGGTAGGATAGTTTTCATTGGTTCCATCTATGGTAAAGTTGGATCTGCAATGGAAGTTGTTTATAGCACTGTTAAAGGAGCCATGACCTCGTTTGCTGACGCATATGCTAAAGAGGTCGCATCTTTGGGCATCTCAGTTAATGTTGTTGCTCCAGGTGCTGTTAATACTAAGATGAACGCGGAGTTTTCTAGTGCGGATTTAGAAAGTATCAAAGAAGAGATACCTGCCGATAGATTGGCAACACCAGATGAAATAGCTGATTTAGTTAGTTATTTTGTTAATGTAAAGTCAAACTACTTAACAGGACAAACGATTTATTTTGCTGGCGGTTGGTTGTTATAA
- a CDS encoding DUF1149 family protein → MKTNKGEVTVQSFHYDVESPAADVKSDLQISIEHPDLLDAKGNPLSEDEGKIFQIVIPFEVHPENAPFKVSGLIGQVVQLVGFQGKPEDLEPKQVEQISRPVVEYIETLTYQVTVVALNRGVSLNFTAHNNVEPNDTTKDKK, encoded by the coding sequence ATGAAGACAAACAAAGGTGAAGTAACCGTACAATCCTTTCATTACGATGTTGAATCACCCGCAGCTGACGTTAAGTCAGATCTGCAGATCTCAATTGAACATCCAGATTTGTTGGATGCAAAGGGCAATCCTTTAAGTGAAGACGAAGGTAAAATATTCCAAATAGTAATTCCTTTTGAAGTTCATCCAGAAAATGCACCTTTCAAAGTTTCTGGTCTTATTGGTCAAGTTGTCCAATTAGTTGGATTCCAAGGAAAACCAGAAGATCTCGAGCCCAAGCAAGTTGAACAAATTTCACGTCCGGTTGTTGAGTATATTGAAACATTGACATATCAAGTGACAGTTGTTGCACTTAACCGTGGAGTTTCATTGAATTTTACAGCACATAATAATGTTGAACCAAATGATACAACAAAGGATAAAAAGTGA
- a CDS encoding CinA family protein → MKKEKAFAQYREMIEAADFESGIPEEFKSIPKDTVEQLKKLNMTISAAESLTAGLFQSSIADIPGASQVMEGGFVTYSDEAKANLLHISSDIIKKYTVVSPTVAQVMSESTAKINSADIGVGLTGVAGPDPLEGSPVGTVFIGVYDRKIDSCIVREFHFEGSRRAVRLKSVIIAFVLVQKLIQE, encoded by the coding sequence ATGAAAAAAGAAAAAGCTTTTGCTCAATATCGTGAAATGATTGAAGCTGCCGACTTTGAATCAGGTATTCCAGAAGAATTCAAATCAATACCTAAGGATACAGTGGAACAGCTTAAGAAACTTAATATGACTATTTCTGCCGCTGAAAGTTTAACTGCAGGATTATTTCAATCCTCAATTGCAGATATACCGGGTGCCTCGCAAGTTATGGAGGGTGGATTTGTAACATATTCTGATGAAGCCAAGGCCAATTTGCTTCACATTAGTTCAGATATTATCAAGAAATATACAGTAGTTAGTCCTACAGTTGCTCAAGTTATGTCTGAGTCGACTGCTAAGATAAATAGTGCTGATATTGGTGTTGGTCTGACTGGAGTTGCTGGACCTGATCCACTTGAAGGAAGCCCAGTGGGTACAGTCTTTATCGGTGTTTATGATAGAAAGATTGATTCATGCATAGTTAGAGAATTTCACTTTGAAGGTTCAAGACGTGCCGTTCGTTTAAAGTCAGTTATTATAGCTTTTGTTCTCGTACAAAAACTCATTCAGGAGTAA
- the trmL gene encoding tRNA (uridine(34)/cytosine(34)/5-carboxymethylaminomethyluridine(34)-2'-O)-methyltransferase TrmL: MTNHIALYQPLMPANTGNIARTCAGTNTKLHLIRPLGFSTDDAHMKRAGLDYWDKVDITYHDSLEDFVQSVPDDNYLYLITKFSNKVYSDADFTDTSKDHYFLFGKETTGLPEDYMRDNPEKCLRIPMSDNIRALNLSNSCALVIYEAVRQQNFAGLETKHHYEHDKLD, translated from the coding sequence ATGACTAATCATATAGCTTTGTATCAACCACTTATGCCAGCTAATACAGGTAATATTGCCCGTACTTGTGCTGGAACAAATACCAAGTTGCATCTAATACGACCACTAGGTTTCAGTACTGATGATGCCCATATGAAGCGAGCTGGGTTGGATTATTGGGATAAGGTGGATATTACTTATCACGATAGTTTAGAGGATTTTGTTCAATCAGTTCCAGATGATAATTATTTGTACTTAATTACTAAGTTCTCCAATAAGGTATATAGTGATGCAGATTTCACTGATACTTCAAAAGACCATTATTTCCTATTTGGTAAAGAAACAACTGGATTACCAGAAGATTATATGCGTGATAATCCCGAAAAATGTTTGAGAATTCCTATGAGCGATAATATTAGAGCATTGAACCTTTCTAATAGTTGTGCTTTAGTAATCTATGAAGCGGTTCGTCAACAGAACTTTGCTGGATTAGAGACAAAACATCACTATGAGCATGACAAACTAGATTAA
- a CDS encoding helix-turn-helix domain-containing protein, translating into MDEIGQKLRNARIKKGYTIDDLQQVTKIQKRYLIAIEEGQFDHLPGDFYVRAFIKQYSDAVDISSDDLLEEYKAEIPDSQPKEPVQSEEKKNTRSIKEESSSFFSNLGNYIPQIIVGIIVIVIIGVIAFGMMHKSSSSSNVTIPKDSTEETAKKSSSDTKSTKKATSTKKKSAAKKKSTSLTVKESSTTGTYTVTNLPTDGADVTVSADGGQAWIQFGEGSDTTWQQALSSGEKKTTKITSDVTSFSIQTGNITNTKVSIGGKSVDLSSVSSGSSIVQTLTFNVEND; encoded by the coding sequence ATGGACGAAATTGGCCAAAAATTAAGAAATGCACGTATAAAAAAAGGATACACAATTGATGACTTACAACAAGTCACAAAGATTCAGAAAAGATATTTGATAGCGATTGAAGAAGGACAATTCGATCATTTGCCCGGTGATTTTTATGTGCGCGCTTTTATCAAACAATATTCGGATGCTGTTGATATTTCTAGTGATGATTTGCTAGAAGAATACAAGGCTGAAATTCCTGATTCTCAACCAAAGGAACCAGTTCAAAGTGAAGAAAAGAAGAATACTAGATCTATTAAAGAAGAATCTAGCTCATTCTTTTCAAACTTAGGTAATTATATTCCACAAATTATTGTGGGAATTATAGTTATTGTGATTATTGGTGTTATCGCCTTTGGGATGATGCATAAGAGTTCTAGCTCTTCTAATGTAACTATTCCAAAGGATAGTACTGAAGAAACTGCAAAGAAGTCATCTAGTGATACAAAATCTACAAAGAAAGCTACTTCAACAAAGAAGAAGTCAGCTGCAAAGAAGAAATCAACTAGCTTAACAGTTAAAGAGTCAAGTACAACAGGAACATATACAGTCACAAACTTGCCAACTGATGGTGCTGATGTGACAGTTTCTGCTGACGGTGGACAAGCCTGGATTCAATTTGGTGAGGGTTCTGACACAACTTGGCAACAAGCTTTAAGCTCTGGTGAGAAGAAGACAACTAAGATCACTAGTGACGTTACATCATTCTCAATTCAAACGGGTAATATTACTAATACCAAAGTAAGTATTGGTGGTAAATCTGTTGACTTGAGTAGTGTTAGTTCTGGTAGTTCAATTGTGCAAACTTTGACATTTAATGTTGAAAATGATTAA